The Candidatus Koribacter versatilis Ellin345 genome has a segment encoding these proteins:
- a CDS encoding STAS domain-containing protein, with translation MDKSLTVTVIGEEGESPIVLHLRGPVLISNLFDFQAHVREVKAKDLVIDMTEVPYIDSAGVGVLVGAYVHRQKESRNLVLVGVQDRVRSVLQVTQVERFFTFANKTAS, from the coding sequence ATGGATAAATCGCTCACAGTTACTGTGATCGGCGAAGAGGGCGAATCGCCGATTGTCCTGCACCTCCGCGGGCCGGTCCTGATCTCCAACCTCTTCGACTTCCAGGCACACGTGCGAGAGGTGAAGGCGAAGGACCTTGTCATCGACATGACCGAGGTCCCGTATATCGACTCGGCAGGCGTCGGCGTCTTGGTCGGCGCGTATGTGCATCGTCAGAAGGAGAGCCGCAACCTCGTTCTGGTCGGTGTCCAGGATCGGGTGCGGAGCGTCCTGCAAGTCACACAGGTAGAACGCTTTTTCACGTTTGCCAACAAAACCGCGTCGTAA